A genome region from Myroides fluvii includes the following:
- a CDS encoding M4 family metallopeptidase — protein sequence MKNKYVNTPFLYVTLASFLFIGNGYAGATETNLGAAVEIYATDLPTYKPLNSFGSFIMRMDQKSKLTESEFLAKANEFFGLHETNTFALRNSYTDAYGIVHNTYQHYVGNYPVQGQMFIVHNKNGKVTAVNGTIVNIENKKSVYSLRANVNRKPAISSTQAVSIAYKANQITTDPDTVENYPIETVFALSAKEEGLFVLSYKVRVDEISSKRVMSKNVFVSVENGEVINEISLIAHANIPGVGDGYYRSNLPLGLTEVNGKYQLIDNERGITTYDARTMRNERDFPYGRGPVVENATTNFPKYAANEVHWGLASTYDYYKEIHNRLSYDGNGAAIKAYYDPKFLDNDVNSGLPENAYAMPVGRMSYLVFGRGGSFFNPLVNLDVSAHEFTHLVVDNNGNGGLDYQGESGALNEGFADIFGASVEHYAVNDPDWLIGNGVVKGSFMPFMRDMQNPKNNRQGGKQPNTYKGEHWANTSQWAGDNGGVHTNSGVINYWYYLVSEGGAGVNDLGNDYVVSGVGIKKAEKIAYASLMGGLSSNAQYIDVVEASKLIAADIYGAESEEYFTVYDAWYAVGFGERRPNMGVEDFELEEDVFSLYPNPVTNGELTVLTKDDKGVVTFYNMAGQKVTRDFAVEKGENKLSIPQLNTGNYIVVYESKERKISEKIVVR from the coding sequence ATGAAAAATAAATACGTAAACACCCCATTTTTGTATGTAACATTAGCTTCATTTCTTTTTATAGGAAATGGATATGCTGGCGCTACTGAAACCAATTTAGGAGCAGCAGTAGAGATCTATGCTACTGATTTACCCACTTATAAGCCTTTAAATAGTTTTGGTTCGTTTATTATGCGAATGGATCAAAAAAGCAAGTTAACCGAGTCAGAATTTTTAGCAAAAGCGAATGAGTTTTTTGGGCTTCATGAAACAAATACTTTTGCATTGCGCAATAGTTATACGGATGCTTATGGCATCGTACACAATACGTATCAACACTACGTTGGAAACTACCCCGTTCAAGGACAGATGTTTATTGTACACAATAAGAATGGAAAGGTAACAGCAGTAAATGGTACTATTGTAAACATAGAAAATAAAAAGAGCGTTTATAGCTTAAGAGCTAATGTAAATAGAAAACCGGCTATTTCAAGTACACAAGCAGTGAGTATTGCCTATAAAGCCAATCAAATTACAACTGATCCTGATACAGTAGAAAACTATCCTATTGAAACAGTATTTGCGCTATCTGCAAAGGAAGAAGGTTTGTTTGTTTTATCTTATAAAGTTAGAGTAGATGAGATATCTTCGAAAAGAGTGATGAGTAAAAACGTTTTTGTGAGCGTTGAAAATGGAGAAGTAATTAATGAAATTTCTTTAATTGCACATGCAAATATACCTGGAGTAGGAGATGGATATTACCGTTCAAATTTACCTTTAGGATTAACTGAAGTTAATGGTAAATATCAGTTAATTGACAATGAAAGAGGAATCACTACGTATGACGCAAGAACAATGAGAAATGAACGTGATTTTCCTTATGGAAGAGGTCCCGTAGTTGAAAATGCAACGACTAACTTTCCTAAATATGCAGCCAATGAGGTGCATTGGGGATTGGCAAGTACATATGATTATTACAAAGAAATTCACAATCGCCTAAGTTACGATGGAAATGGGGCAGCTATTAAAGCCTATTACGATCCAAAATTTTTAGATAATGACGTAAATTCTGGTCTTCCAGAGAATGCGTATGCAATGCCTGTAGGGCGAATGAGCTATTTAGTGTTTGGTAGAGGAGGAAGTTTTTTCAACCCCTTGGTTAACTTAGATGTCTCCGCTCATGAATTTACGCATTTAGTTGTTGATAATAATGGCAACGGAGGATTAGACTATCAAGGAGAATCAGGAGCTCTAAATGAAGGGTTTGCGGATATCTTTGGAGCTTCTGTAGAACATTATGCTGTAAATGATCCGGATTGGTTAATCGGCAATGGCGTTGTAAAGGGGAGTTTTATGCCTTTTATGAGAGATATGCAGAATCCTAAAAATAATCGTCAAGGTGGAAAACAACCCAATACGTACAAAGGAGAACATTGGGCTAACACAAGTCAATGGGCTGGAGATAATGGTGGAGTTCATACCAATAGTGGGGTAATTAACTATTGGTATTATTTGGTAAGTGAAGGAGGAGCTGGAGTGAACGATCTTGGAAATGACTACGTCGTATCTGGTGTTGGAATCAAAAAAGCAGAGAAAATTGCCTATGCATCATTAATGGGAGGTTTATCTAGTAATGCTCAGTATATTGATGTAGTTGAAGCAAGTAAATTAATTGCCGCAGATATCTATGGAGCAGAATCAGAAGAGTATTTTACAGTTTACGATGCTTGGTATGCGGTTGGTTTTGGCGAACGCCGCCCTAATATGGGAGTAGAGGATTTTGAATTGGAAGAAGATGTGTTTAGCCTCTATCCAAACCCAGTTACCAACGGTGAATTAACGGTGTTAACGAAAGATGATAAAGGTGTCGTTACGTTCTACAATATGGCAGGGCAAAAAGTAACCCGAGATTTCGCTGTAGAAAAAGGAGAAAATAAATTGAGTATCCCACAGTTGAATACAGGAAACTATATTGTGGTGTACGAAAGCAAGGAAAGAAAAATTTCAGAAAAAATAGTAGTGAGATAA
- a CDS encoding GNAT family N-acetyltransferase: MKVIRYNSDHQDEWNGFLAHANNSSFLFHRNFVDYHRDRFADHSLLFYENDCLVALFPAHEKDNTLCSHLGLSYGGMIHSASLTTATFLSLLEILAQHCKQHQIERIVLNDIPHIYQHTQSCLVPYVANILQAVQQVQLLSTLDLTTPVALNSNRRRMIQKGLKNGYRIQEAPTPISFWQEILIPRLQQRYQTNPVHTVEEIEKLMHAFPKSIKQMNVYNAEGVLVGGTTLFIHPHVVHLQYIAGREEDNNKGALDFLIYTLIQQYRDQVRYFDFGSSHLSPKQLNKGLLYWKESFGARSVPQYCYTFNVENLLQAQHIIDR; this comes from the coding sequence TTGAAAGTAATCCGTTACAATTCAGACCATCAAGACGAGTGGAATGGCTTCTTAGCACATGCGAATAATTCAAGTTTTTTGTTTCATCGCAATTTTGTGGATTATCACCGTGATCGCTTTGCTGATCATTCGCTTTTATTCTATGAAAACGACTGCTTAGTTGCCTTATTTCCAGCCCATGAAAAGGATAATACGCTGTGTAGTCACCTGGGGTTAAGCTATGGCGGAATGATTCATTCTGCTTCACTGACAACAGCTACCTTTTTATCACTGCTAGAAATCCTTGCGCAACATTGTAAACAACATCAGATTGAGCGCATTGTTCTCAACGATATTCCTCATATTTATCAACACACCCAAAGTTGTCTAGTTCCCTATGTGGCCAATATCTTACAAGCAGTTCAACAGGTGCAACTCCTCTCCACGCTTGATTTAACAACCCCGGTTGCCTTAAACAGTAACCGCAGGCGCATGATTCAAAAGGGCCTAAAAAACGGATATCGCATTCAAGAAGCGCCTACACCTATTTCATTTTGGCAAGAAATACTAATCCCCCGACTACAACAGCGCTATCAAACCAATCCAGTACATACTGTTGAGGAAATAGAAAAGTTAATGCACGCTTTTCCAAAATCAATAAAACAAATGAACGTATACAATGCCGAAGGCGTACTTGTTGGTGGAACAACTCTTTTTATTCATCCTCATGTTGTTCATCTACAATATATTGCAGGAAGAGAAGAAGACAACAACAAAGGAGCTTTAGATTTCTTAATTTACACTTTGATCCAACAGTATCGAGATCAAGTTCGCTATTTTGACTTTGGCAGTAGTCATTTAAGCCCTAAGCAGCTAAACAAAGGATTGTTATATTGGAAAGAGAGTTTTGGTGCTAGAAGTGTACCTCAATACTGTTATACGTTCAATGTAGAAAACCTCCTACAAGCACAACATATAATCGATAGATAA
- a CDS encoding aminotransferase-like domain-containing protein has protein sequence MTQSLKIPYNRLIQIDKTSSTPVYMQIANQFSNAIQRNIIPIDTKLPGSRKLAELLAVNRNTIIAAFDELTTQGWLVSYPNQGTYVQQKKNQVQTKSNAFSAVTAYDFQVDNRLDLPNHQHSCTYFFTDGTSDIRLGLQEELAAIFSANLKRKQHFKYFDPHNPKQQISYAKQVVNYLNVTRNIQAKPANLLIAQSTTTALYLCVKLLLQTGDHVAIAAYSDYRSNAILQQTGAHLHAIPINQEGLDLHALERICQQTPIRLFYVMVNHQYPTTLTLGIQQRMKLLQLAQQYNFILLEDDSNFDFHYNSNPPLPLVSSDATGRVIYLSSIGKSIASDFTTGVILAPENLINELEKHKALVEENKNHFTTHALTELIEEGILFRHQVKVNKIYKERRDYFCHLLQQLFGDQIQFTIPEGDLAIWVTFNTPVNLMRVRTLCLLHDLYIPTTLLYQSKNLTGIRLGFAHLTLEEMDCCLTIFHQACME, from the coding sequence ATGACACAATCGCTAAAAATACCGTACAATCGCTTAATACAGATAGACAAAACTTCATCTACGCCTGTTTACATGCAAATTGCCAATCAATTTAGCAATGCGATTCAGCGCAATATTATTCCGATTGACACCAAATTACCAGGTAGTCGAAAATTAGCGGAGCTTTTAGCAGTCAATCGCAATACCATCATTGCTGCTTTTGACGAACTCACCACCCAGGGATGGTTAGTGAGCTACCCCAATCAAGGGACTTATGTTCAACAAAAAAAGAATCAAGTTCAAACCAAATCCAACGCTTTTTCAGCTGTTACAGCTTATGATTTTCAGGTGGACAATCGCTTGGATTTACCGAATCATCAGCACAGCTGTACCTATTTCTTTACAGATGGCACTTCTGACATCCGCTTGGGCTTACAAGAAGAATTAGCTGCGATTTTCAGCGCCAATCTCAAGCGAAAACAGCACTTCAAATATTTTGATCCACATAACCCCAAGCAGCAAATTTCCTATGCAAAACAGGTTGTTAATTATTTAAATGTCACGCGAAATATTCAGGCCAAACCCGCTAACCTCCTAATTGCGCAAAGTACCACTACAGCGTTATACCTCTGTGTCAAATTGCTTTTACAAACAGGAGATCACGTGGCCATCGCTGCCTATAGCGACTATAGAAGTAATGCCATTTTACAGCAAACTGGCGCTCATTTACACGCCATTCCGATCAACCAGGAAGGCCTTGATTTACACGCCTTAGAAAGGATATGCCAGCAAACACCTATTCGCTTGTTCTATGTCATGGTCAATCATCAATACCCGACAACTCTGACGTTAGGTATTCAACAACGGATGAAATTACTTCAATTGGCACAACAGTATAATTTTATTCTATTGGAAGACGATTCGAATTTTGATTTTCACTATAACAGCAATCCACCGCTCCCATTGGTAAGCAGTGATGCTACTGGTCGAGTGATTTACTTGAGTTCCATCGGAAAATCCATCGCTTCAGACTTTACTACGGGTGTCATTCTCGCGCCAGAAAATCTAATTAACGAGTTGGAAAAACACAAAGCATTGGTAGAGGAAAACAAAAATCACTTCACCACTCATGCCTTAACAGAACTCATCGAAGAGGGGATTTTATTTCGCCATCAGGTCAAAGTAAACAAGATTTACAAAGAGAGAAGGGATTATTTTTGTCATCTGCTACAGCAATTGTTTGGCGATCAAATTCAATTTACGATTCCCGAAGGCGATTTGGCAATTTGGGTTACCTTCAACACCCCTGTAAACTTAATGCGGGTACGCACCTTATGCCTGCTCCATGATTTGTATATTCCGACTACACTCTTGTATCAAAGCAAAAACCTTACGGGAATACGCCTTGGTTTTGCGCATCTAACTTTGGAAGAAATGGATTGTTGTTTGACTATTTTTCATCAAGCTTGTATGGAGTAA
- the dnaK gene encoding molecular chaperone DnaK has translation MSKIIGIDLGTTNSCVSVMEGNEPVVITNAEGKRTTPSVVAFVEGGEIKVGDPAKRQAVTNPTKTVASIKRFMGEKFSQIPSEITAVPYSVVKGDNDTPRVDIDGRLYTPQEISAMTLQKMKKTAEDFLGQEVTEAVITVPAYFNDAQRQATKEAGEIAGLKVRRIINEPTAAALAYGLDKTGKDQKVVVYDLGGGTFDISILELGDGVFEVLSTNGDTHLGGDDFDNVIINWLAEEFNSAEGVDLRKDAMALQRLKEAAEKAKVELSSATQTEINLPYITATASGPKHLVQTLTKAKFEQLSDDLVRRSMIPCEKALKDAGLSKSDIDEVILVGGSTRIPRIQEEVEKFFGKKPHKGVNPDEVVAIGAAIQGGVLTGDVKDVLLLDVTPLSLGIETMGGVLTKLIEANTTIPTKKSQVFSTAADNQPSVEIHVLQGERPMATDNKTIGRFHLDGIPPAQRGVPQIEVTFDIDANGIIKVSATDKGTGKSHDIRIEASSGLTEEEIERMKKEAEANADADKRAKESVDKINEADAMIFQTDKQLSEFGDKLSAANKTAIEGALEELKKAYETKDVATITPALDKINEAWKAASEEMYKAQGESQQGGAQEAQPNQGSGDAEGPQDVEYEEVK, from the coding sequence ATGAGTAAAATAATTGGTATTGACTTAGGAACTACGAACTCATGTGTTTCTGTAATGGAAGGTAACGAGCCAGTAGTAATCACGAATGCAGAAGGAAAAAGAACAACACCTTCAGTTGTGGCATTTGTGGAAGGAGGAGAAATTAAAGTTGGTGACCCTGCAAAACGTCAGGCCGTAACTAACCCTACAAAAACAGTAGCGTCTATCAAGCGATTTATGGGTGAGAAATTCAGCCAAATTCCAAGTGAGATTACAGCTGTACCTTACAGTGTAGTAAAAGGAGATAACGATACCCCTCGCGTTGATATTGACGGACGTTTATACACACCGCAAGAAATTTCTGCAATGACTTTACAAAAAATGAAGAAAACAGCAGAAGATTTCTTAGGACAAGAAGTAACAGAAGCTGTAATTACAGTGCCCGCTTATTTTAATGACGCACAACGTCAAGCAACAAAAGAAGCAGGTGAAATTGCAGGATTAAAAGTAAGACGTATTATTAACGAGCCTACAGCGGCTGCATTAGCATACGGATTAGACAAAACAGGAAAAGATCAAAAAGTAGTAGTATACGATTTAGGAGGAGGTACATTTGATATTTCAATCTTAGAATTGGGAGATGGAGTATTTGAAGTATTATCTACAAATGGAGATACACACTTAGGAGGAGATGACTTTGACAACGTAATCATCAACTGGTTAGCAGAAGAGTTTAACAGTGCAGAAGGGGTAGATTTACGCAAAGATGCCATGGCATTACAACGTCTAAAAGAAGCAGCTGAAAAAGCAAAAGTTGAGTTGTCTTCTGCAACACAAACAGAAATTAACTTACCGTATATCACAGCTACGGCTTCAGGACCGAAACACTTAGTACAAACGTTGACAAAAGCTAAATTTGAGCAATTGTCTGATGATTTAGTGCGTCGTTCTATGATTCCTTGTGAAAAAGCATTGAAAGATGCTGGATTGTCAAAATCAGATATTGATGAGGTAATCTTAGTAGGAGGATCTACACGTATCCCAAGAATTCAAGAAGAAGTAGAAAAGTTCTTCGGTAAAAAACCACACAAAGGAGTGAATCCAGATGAGGTAGTTGCAATTGGAGCTGCTATTCAAGGTGGGGTATTAACAGGAGATGTAAAAGACGTATTGTTATTAGACGTTACACCACTTTCTTTAGGAATTGAAACAATGGGTGGAGTATTGACGAAATTAATTGAAGCAAATACAACAATCCCAACAAAGAAATCGCAAGTATTCTCTACTGCGGCGGATAACCAACCATCTGTTGAAATCCACGTATTACAAGGAGAAAGACCGATGGCAACTGACAACAAAACAATTGGTCGTTTCCACTTAGATGGTATTCCACCTGCACAAAGAGGAGTGCCTCAAATTGAAGTAACATTCGATATTGATGCCAACGGAATTATCAAAGTTTCTGCTACAGATAAAGGAACTGGAAAATCACATGATATTCGCATTGAAGCTTCATCAGGATTGACAGAAGAAGAAATCGAAAGAATGAAAAAAGAAGCGGAAGCCAATGCGGATGCAGATAAAAGAGCAAAAGAATCAGTAGATAAAATCAATGAGGCAGATGCTATGATTTTCCAAACAGACAAGCAATTAAGCGAGTTTGGTGATAAGCTATCAGCAGCTAATAAAACGGCGATTGAAGGTGCTTTAGAGGAGTTGAAAAAAGCGTACGAAACAAAAGACGTTGCTACTATTACTCCTGCTTTAGACAAAATCAATGAGGCTTGGAAAGCAGCTTCTGAAGAGATGTATAAAGCACAAGGAGAGTCTCAACAAGGAGGTGCACAAGAAGCTCAACCAAACCAAGGAAGTGGAGATGCTGAAGGTCCTCAAGATGTAGAGTACGAAGAAGTAAAATAA
- a CDS encoding L-serine ammonia-lyase yields the protein MECISVFDMLKIGVGPSSSHTLGPWRAAELFLKELKERQLFNQVQSLTVDLFGSLSLTGVGHATDLAVMLGLSGADPEYVPVENIGSIITEINTSKSLLLGAELPITFDPKVHIVFNRNFLPFHANGMTFTVQTQSEETYSSTFYSIGGGFVVKEESAENVENDEIKASFPYPIDKATELIAYCKEQNKKVSEIVYENEKSLRTEEEIHRELMRVWNTMLECMYIGCHTEGVLPGGLNVRRRAYDSHSNLKSDLPYSNPQEWLGTIRKTKVYFRQILKWVSCFALAVNEVNASLGRVVTAPTNGSAGVIPAVLMYYLVIENHKAGEKEIKQFLMVAGEIGSIFKKGATISAAMGGCQAEIGVSSAMAAGALCELMGGCPEQVMMAAEIAMEHHLGLTCDPIGGLVQIPCIERNAMGAIKAINAAELALDTDPKNAKVPLDKVVSTMWETAKDMNNKYKETSEGGLAVAVNLADC from the coding sequence ATGGAATGTATATCTGTTTTTGATATGCTCAAGATTGGCGTTGGACCTTCGAGCTCACACACATTAGGTCCTTGGAGAGCCGCAGAGCTTTTCTTGAAAGAACTAAAAGAACGTCAACTATTTAACCAAGTGCAAAGTCTTACCGTAGATTTATTTGGTTCGCTTTCTCTTACTGGCGTTGGACACGCCACAGACTTAGCCGTGATGCTAGGGTTAAGCGGTGCAGATCCAGAATACGTTCCCGTAGAAAATATCGGTTCTATTATAACCGAAATCAATACCTCAAAATCCTTACTTCTAGGGGCTGAATTACCAATTACGTTTGATCCTAAAGTTCATATTGTGTTCAATAGAAACTTTTTGCCTTTTCATGCCAATGGAATGACTTTTACGGTTCAAACGCAATCAGAAGAGACGTATAGCTCTACCTTTTACTCTATTGGAGGTGGATTCGTTGTAAAGGAAGAAAGTGCAGAAAATGTTGAAAACGACGAAATAAAAGCGAGTTTTCCTTACCCAATAGACAAAGCCACAGAACTGATTGCCTATTGTAAAGAGCAAAACAAAAAAGTTTCGGAAATTGTATACGAAAATGAAAAATCACTGCGCACCGAAGAGGAGATCCACCGCGAATTAATGCGCGTATGGAATACCATGTTGGAGTGTATGTACATCGGTTGTCATACAGAAGGGGTTTTACCTGGAGGTCTGAACGTAAGAAGACGTGCGTATGATTCTCACAGTAATTTAAAAAGTGACTTACCGTATTCAAATCCACAAGAATGGTTAGGTACGATTCGCAAAACAAAAGTGTACTTCCGCCAGATCTTAAAATGGGTAAGTTGTTTTGCCTTAGCGGTAAATGAAGTTAATGCTTCTTTGGGGCGTGTAGTTACTGCACCCACCAATGGTAGTGCGGGCGTTATTCCGGCAGTATTGATGTACTATCTCGTAATCGAGAACCACAAAGCAGGAGAAAAAGAAATCAAACAATTTTTAATGGTTGCTGGTGAAATAGGGAGCATCTTCAAAAAAGGAGCCACCATTTCAGCTGCCATGGGCGGTTGCCAGGCAGAGATTGGCGTTTCGAGTGCCATGGCTGCAGGAGCGCTATGTGAATTGATGGGCGGTTGTCCGGAACAAGTGATGATGGCTGCTGAAATTGCCATGGAACACCACTTGGGTCTAACATGTGATCCTATCGGTGGATTGGTACAAATTCCTTGTATCGAACGCAATGCCATGGGAGCCATTAAAGCCATCAATGCCGCTGAACTTGCACTAGACACCGATCCTAAAAATGCAAAAGTGCCTTTGGATAAAGTAGTCAGTACCATGTGGGAAACGGCCAAAGACATGAACAACAAATACAAAGAAACCTCAGAAGGTGGATTGGCTGTAGCCGTGAACTTAGCGGATTGCTAG
- a CDS encoding RHS repeat domain-containing protein, producing MDVGEIIEETNYYPFGLAHQGYNEKNNTIAQNYKYQYNGKENQEELGLNLYDYGARNYDAAIGRWMNVDPLAEKYPNISLYTYVNNNPMMFIDPKGEEIDFSWIYSKNSQGNYVNQNLVDAFEFFAGSDEGRKFLADYAKKGQTIGGYTFKENGKYHNKKMDLVYKANDNRFRDAGVESVMENGRFVSTVFLSKNGGLTERYLEDIAHESFIHVRLDGKDFINNGKLDLSNLDKDLIKYVDDYYKTRDDKKGYYPQRANLKQHFQDERDNYLLKTFFDSMKSYYQKKGIQKSDDIIKKELLVGRQISN from the coding sequence ATAGATGTTGGTGAGATCATTGAAGAGACGAACTATTATCCCTTTGGATTGGCGCATCAAGGGTATAACGAGAAGAATAATACGATAGCCCAAAACTATAAGTATCAGTATAATGGAAAAGAGAATCAAGAGGAGCTGGGATTGAACTTGTATGATTACGGAGCAAGGAACTATGATGCGGCTATTGGTCGATGGATGAATGTGGACCCGTTGGCGGAGAAATATCCAAATATTTCCTTGTATACCTATGTTAATAATAATCCTATGATGTTTATTGATCCTAAAGGAGAAGAAATAGATTTTTCTTGGATATATAGTAAAAACTCTCAAGGAAATTATGTAAATCAAAATTTAGTGGATGCTTTTGAATTTTTTGCTGGATCGGATGAAGGACGTAAATTTTTAGCAGATTATGCTAAAAAAGGTCAAACTATAGGAGGTTATACTTTTAAAGAAAATGGGAAGTATCATAATAAAAAAATGGATTTAGTTTATAAGGCAAACGACAATAGATTTAGAGATGCAGGTGTAGAGTCTGTTATGGAAAATGGACGGTTTGTCAGTACAGTATTCCTGTCTAAAAATGGAGGCTTGACGGAAAGGTATCTAGAAGATATTGCACATGAAAGTTTTATTCATGTACGTTTAGATGGAAAGGATTTTATTAATAATGGTAAGTTAGATTTAAGTAATTTAGATAAAGATTTAATTAAGTACGTGGATGATTATTATAAAACGAGAGATGATAAAAAAGGATATTATCCTCAAAGAGCAAATTTAAAGCAACATTTTCAAGATGAAAGAGATAATTACCTATTAAAAACTTTTTTTGATTCTATGAAAAGTTATTATCAGAAAAAGGGAATTCAAAAGAGTGATGATATAATAAAAAAAGAACTACTAGTAGGACGTCAAATAAGTAATTGA
- a CDS encoding RHS repeat-associated core domain-containing protein produces MAHQGYNEKNNTIAQNYKYQYNAKELQDELGLNLYDYGARNYDATIGRWMNVDPLAEQFPAWNPYHYVHNNPVNLIDPTGMVARRPTDYFNSYGVFERTVNDGSNAVKIFAADTNRYVSPSQLSSSRGSSNAVLKMAMHYRKQMGVSENFKLGVGPSDKNSSGNPGFTRSSNNIAFINNKGGFSTALDDSNSFMSVMRHENEHQIENNDRTTKNLKTHTDVYLYQMNDDSFRNSPDDFKVGIMKSFGNYLLNMDKSSDYSNMDIWNAIDAFNELGTGGVIKQPGNFAKGTLSLQGSYNNQKVEIKYEKVEN; encoded by the coding sequence TTGGCGCATCAAGGGTATAATGAGAAGAATAATACGATAGCCCAAAACTATAAGTATCAATATAATGCCAAGGAGTTACAAGATGAGCTTGGATTGAACTTGTATGATTACGGGGCAAGGAACTATGATGCGACTATTGGTCGATGGATGAATGTGGACCCGTTAGCGGAACAATTTCCAGCTTGGAATCCGTATCATTATGTACACAATAATCCTGTTAATTTGATTGATCCTACGGGGATGGTTGCAAGACGTCCTACAGATTATTTTAATAGTTATGGAGTTTTTGAACGAACTGTAAATGATGGAAGTAATGCCGTGAAAATTTTTGCAGCCGATACAAATAGATATGTTAGTCCCTCTCAACTATCTTCATCAAGAGGTAGTAGTAATGCAGTGTTGAAAATGGCTATGCATTATAGAAAGCAAATGGGAGTGTCTGAAAATTTTAAGCTTGGAGTTGGTCCAAGTGATAAAAATTCAAGTGGTAATCCAGGATTTACTCGCAGCTCAAATAACATAGCATTTATAAATAATAAAGGAGGTTTTTCAACTGCATTAGATGATTCTAATAGTTTTATGAGTGTAATGAGACATGAAAATGAACATCAAATAGAAAATAATGATAGAACTACTAAAAATCTTAAAACGCATACTGATGTTTATTTGTATCAAATGAATGATGATTCGTTTAGAAATAGCCCTGATGATTTTAAAGTAGGAATAATGAAGTCTTTTGGTAATTATTTATTGAATATGGATAAATCTTCTGACTACAGTAATATGGATATTTGGAATGCTATAGATGCTTTTAATGAATTAGGTACTGGAGGTGTGATTAAACAACCAGGAAATTTTGCAAAAGGTACTTTAAGTCTTCAAGGAAGTTATAATAATCAAAAAGTAGAAATTAAATATGAAAAAGTGGAGAATTAG
- a CDS encoding pentapeptide repeat-containing protein has translation MSKSKLIERWELDVNLYYAFNQINQLLTKGGKLTLKSVPLDLIDGKLDVRGLKLNGNIIKKLDVQHADFSFSSFDKCWIEKSSFNNCYFEKVDFSHFSDHKNVFHSCVFKDCKFNYTALGYDGTKFSTCIFENCTFTKAIFSRPEFVDIIFKNCRLKAIDFNASSFENCFFEGELNDVWFRGDFPLQSDYMIFGKPKKNEMKNVSFEKAYFRDLTFSDNCDLSTVKIKNFDKYYRFNRWKERLLFLESNIHNWSEKEKYEAGVFVSIYMVHAQNQDWYIFNIEDVERDYGKEVAFKIINKLSEF, from the coding sequence ATGAGTAAAAGTAAATTAATAGAAAGGTGGGAATTAGATGTGAATTTATATTATGCATTTAATCAAATAAATCAATTGTTAACAAAGGGAGGAAAATTGACACTGAAAAGTGTTCCTTTAGACTTAATTGACGGTAAATTGGATGTGAGAGGTTTAAAATTAAATGGAAATATAATCAAGAAATTGGACGTTCAACATGCTGATTTTAGTTTTTCTTCATTTGATAAATGTTGGATTGAAAAATCATCATTTAATAATTGTTATTTTGAAAAGGTTGATTTTTCCCATTTTTCAGATCATAAAAATGTGTTTCATTCTTGTGTGTTTAAAGATTGTAAATTTAATTATACAGCTCTTGGTTATGATGGGACAAAATTTTCTACATGTATATTTGAGAACTGTACGTTTACTAAAGCGATTTTTAGCAGACCAGAATTTGTAGATATAATTTTTAAAAACTGTAGACTGAAGGCTATTGATTTTAATGCATCATCTTTTGAAAACTGCTTTTTTGAAGGAGAACTTAATGACGTTTGGTTTAGAGGAGATTTTCCATTGCAATCAGATTATATGATTTTTGGTAAACCAAAAAAAAATGAAATGAAAAACGTTTCTTTTGAAAAGGCTTATTTTCGTGATTTGACTTTTAGTGATAATTGTGATTTATCGACGGTTAAAATAAAAAATTTTGATAAATATTATAGATTTAATAGGTGGAAAGAAAGGCTTCTGTTTCTGGAATCGAATATTCATAATTGGTCAGAGAAGGAGAAGTATGAAGCGGGTGTTTTTGTAAGTATCTATATGGTTCATGCTCAAAACCAAGACTGGTATATATTTAACATAGAAGATGTTGAAAGAGATTATGGTAAAGAAGTAGCTTTTAAAATTATAAATAAACTTAGTGAATTTTAA